The proteins below come from a single Mercenaria mercenaria strain notata chromosome 3, MADL_Memer_1, whole genome shotgun sequence genomic window:
- the LOC123524331 gene encoding cilia- and flagella-associated protein 95-like, giving the protein MAAVTGMADYYERKGSLFLRSDHMNYGRATLNSNWHQAREAEPKDYDLSQNDQRDLGKATYKRIGNVTDGNMPNTTYQEFAAQTKLKKNFTEREVRKPMVNLDTMDHVDMEREIGAPKHGYGSVLPRHNPDYNKHYLDSTHRSDFKPPNPNYVPVPECPPDFEDKSAAYRKCHSQFTDTADYRRPGRNTWQDESGIYTNTHYKREVFQPTETIPPQLS; this is encoded by the exons ATGGCGGCAGTGACCGGAATGGCCGATTACTATGAAAGAAAAGGGTCTCTTTTCTTGAGATCTGATCACATGAACTATGGAAGAGCAACACTGAATTCAAACTG GCATCAAGCAAGGGAAGCTGAGCCAAAAGACTATGATCTTAGTCAGAATGACCAGCGAGATTTAGGGAAAGCCACATATAAAAGGATAGGCAATGTCACCGATGGG AATATGCCCAATACTACATATCAAGAATTTGCTGCgcaaacaaaactgaaaaagaatttcaCAGAAAGAGAAGTTAGAAAGCCAATGGTGAATCTAGACACCATGGACCATGTTGATATGGAAAG agaAATCGGAGCACCAAAACATGGATATGGATCAGTGTTACCTCGCCATAATCCAGATTATAACAAACATTATCTTGACAGCACTCACAGATCTGACTTTAAACCACCAAATCCCAACTACGTTCCTGTACCG GAGTGCCCTCCAGACTTTGAGGACAAATCAGCCGCCTACAGAAAATGCCACTCACAGTTCACAGACACTGCCGATTACCGCAGACCCGGCAGAAACACATGGCAAGACGAGTCAGGGATTTACACCAATACCCATTACAAACGCGAAGTTTTTCAGCCTACTGAAACAATTCCACCACAGCTTAgttga